In a single window of the Pyramidobacter porci genome:
- a CDS encoding AbgT family transporter encodes MEGKTTRKSLTLRFLDKIEVVGNRMPPPMIIFAFLTLLVVVISGIGSVWGWSATGEIFNKATQKIEATTINIVNLCSINGLRYMIGNLTKNFMSYPSLGMMLTMMFGIGIAEYSGWLNGLIRKAVQITPHKLVTPMVVFIGVMSNLAENAGYVLFVPLAGMIFKACNKHPLAGIAAGFAGVSGGFAANLMISSNDAVLSGYSDIAAKIINPNHSVLPSSNYYFMATSVFLLVIVGTFITEKVIIPRLGEYKPNIDPSLSVPSDNIGDNDEKALKIANYVFLGMILFLAVSCIPQTSWLRNPKTGSLIKGSLLLDSIVPLLTILFFVPGFVYGKISGKFKTSRDVYNGFSASIRVLAGFICVSFAASQFTNYFKYSNLGSILSINGAHFLQQLNVGAIPLMIVFILVTGFSNLFMASASAKYAIFAPVFVPMFMTLGISPELTQVAFRIGDSSTNIIAPVLSSLPIILDAMKRYDKDSGLGTLVSCMLPFSIAIMVSWTVMLVVWMLLKLPLGPGAFIYLNAAIS; translated from the coding sequence ATGGAAGGCAAGACAACAAGGAAGTCCTTGACGTTACGGTTCTTGGACAAGATCGAGGTTGTCGGCAACCGCATGCCCCCGCCGATGATTATTTTCGCGTTTTTAACGCTGCTTGTCGTTGTCATTTCGGGAATTGGTTCGGTTTGGGGCTGGAGCGCGACGGGCGAAATTTTCAATAAGGCTACACAGAAAATCGAAGCGACAACGATCAACATTGTCAATCTGTGTAGCATAAATGGACTGCGCTATATGATCGGCAATCTGACCAAAAATTTTATGAGCTATCCTTCCTTGGGAATGATGCTCACCATGATGTTCGGCATCGGCATCGCAGAATACTCCGGCTGGCTCAACGGGCTTATTCGCAAAGCCGTTCAGATCACCCCGCATAAGCTTGTAACGCCCATGGTCGTTTTTATCGGGGTTATGAGCAATCTGGCCGAAAACGCGGGATACGTGCTGTTTGTGCCTTTGGCCGGTATGATTTTCAAAGCCTGCAACAAGCATCCTTTAGCGGGAATTGCCGCCGGTTTCGCCGGAGTTTCGGGAGGATTCGCCGCCAACCTCATGATTAGCTCGAACGACGCCGTGCTCAGCGGCTACTCCGACATCGCGGCCAAAATCATCAATCCGAACCATTCGGTGCTCCCGTCAAGTAATTATTACTTCATGGCAACCTCAGTATTTCTTCTTGTCATTGTCGGTACGTTTATCACCGAAAAGGTGATCATTCCCAGACTTGGAGAATATAAGCCCAATATAGATCCTTCCCTTAGCGTCCCCAGTGACAACATTGGCGATAACGATGAAAAAGCGCTGAAGATCGCCAATTACGTGTTCTTAGGTATGATTCTGTTTCTTGCTGTCTCCTGCATTCCGCAGACGTCCTGGCTGAGGAACCCCAAGACAGGCAGCCTGATCAAAGGATCGCTCCTTCTTGACTCTATCGTGCCGTTGCTGACGATTCTGTTCTTCGTTCCGGGCTTTGTTTACGGGAAAATTTCCGGCAAATTCAAGACAAGCAGGGACGTTTACAACGGCTTCAGCGCCTCTATCCGAGTTCTTGCGGGATTTATCTGCGTGTCGTTCGCCGCCTCTCAATTCACGAACTACTTTAAATACAGCAACTTGGGCAGCATTCTCTCCATCAACGGCGCGCATTTTCTACAGCAGCTGAACGTAGGCGCTATTCCGTTGATGATCGTGTTCATTCTGGTCACAGGGTTCTCAAACTTGTTCATGGCTTCGGCATCGGCCAAATATGCCATTTTCGCCCCCGTTTTCGTTCCGATGTTCATGACGCTAGGCATCTCTCCCGAGCTAACCCAAGTCGCTTTCCGCATCGGTGACAGCAGCACCAATATCATTGCCCCCGTGCTTTCGTCTCTACCGATCATTCTTGACGCCATGAAGCGCTATGATAAAGACAGCGGCTTGGGAACGCTTGTTTCCTGCATGCTGCCGTTCTCTATCGCCATCATGGTATCTTGGACTGTAATGCTCGTCGTTTGGATGCTTTTGAAACTCCCGCTTGGCCCCGGAGCTTTTATTTATCTTAATGCTGCCATTTCATAA
- a CDS encoding Sapep family Mn(2+)-dependent dipeptidase, with the protein MNQYYFNSIEKWIEQYEERIIASVKRLVSINSVAEPESDVKPYGQGCRKVQSEFCQLAKDFGYTCTSYDDRVIRVDTRQSDANRRPDIGIWGHLDVVPAGHDWKYKPFAPVIDKGFLIGRGVRDDKGPAVAALYALKCLQDLRIEQKHHISLYLGLEEEKGMSDVLWLKEHDIPFPKMNLVLDSRYPVCYGEKGILSIVVGGRKPLCENVLSLSGGESENSVAGRARMEIRALSHAPIPEALPDWLAVTSGAGKIAVETQGLSKHAAHPENSENAIYRLFAAASGTLPGCESLHRCLADALAPGTIKLFRDFAQLSSNIYGEGLEIAAQDEISGKLTTVASLLSMEDRLCSVTFNIRYPIALGRHDPLISAITRTLQKHDMQLVRFSGKTPGYSPKDHPLLVNLMNTYNTFTGQSAHPFTIAGGTYARMLPNGFGYGFRLEPEPVTPAGMFPPGHGGAHAADEAVNVAHYKKQLALLILSLAECQKTKF; encoded by the coding sequence ATGAATCAATATTATTTCAACAGCATAGAAAAGTGGATTGAGCAATACGAAGAGAGAATCATCGCCAGCGTGAAACGTCTCGTTTCCATCAACAGCGTCGCGGAACCGGAAAGCGACGTCAAGCCTTACGGACAAGGCTGTCGTAAGGTCCAGAGCGAATTCTGCCAACTGGCAAAAGATTTTGGTTATACTTGCACGTCTTACGATGACCGCGTTATTCGCGTAGACACCCGTCAGTCGGATGCAAACCGCCGGCCCGACATCGGCATTTGGGGACATTTGGATGTCGTTCCGGCGGGACACGATTGGAAATACAAACCATTTGCTCCCGTCATCGACAAAGGTTTTCTCATCGGGCGCGGCGTCAGAGACGATAAAGGTCCGGCCGTCGCCGCTCTTTATGCCTTGAAATGTCTGCAAGATTTAAGGATTGAGCAAAAACACCATATCAGTTTATATTTGGGGTTGGAAGAGGAAAAGGGTATGTCAGACGTCCTCTGGCTGAAAGAACACGATATCCCCTTTCCCAAGATGAACCTTGTGCTCGATTCTCGCTATCCCGTCTGTTACGGAGAAAAGGGTATTCTCAGCATTGTCGTCGGCGGCCGCAAGCCGCTTTGTGAAAACGTGTTGAGTCTGAGCGGAGGCGAAAGCGAGAATTCGGTTGCCGGACGCGCGCGCATGGAAATTCGTGCCCTTTCGCACGCGCCGATTCCCGAAGCGCTCCCTGATTGGCTCGCAGTCACGTCTGGCGCCGGGAAAATCGCCGTCGAGACGCAGGGGTTGTCTAAGCACGCCGCGCATCCAGAAAACAGCGAGAATGCCATATATCGTCTTTTTGCGGCCGCTAGCGGCACGCTTCCCGGCTGCGAATCGCTGCATCGCTGTTTGGCCGATGCGCTCGCTCCCGGGACGATAAAACTATTTAGGGATTTCGCGCAACTTTCCAGCAATATTTACGGTGAAGGTCTGGAGATCGCGGCTCAGGACGAAATCAGCGGGAAATTAACGACGGTCGCTTCTTTGCTGTCAATGGAAGACCGACTCTGCAGCGTCACATTCAACATCCGCTATCCCATCGCTCTTGGTCGGCATGATCCCTTGATCAGCGCAATCACGCGTACCTTGCAGAAGCACGATATGCAGCTTGTCAGGTTCTCGGGAAAAACTCCCGGATATTCCCCGAAAGATCATCCATTGCTCGTCAATCTGATGAATACTTACAACACGTTCACTGGGCAGAGCGCTCACCCCTTTACAATTGCAGGAGGCACATACGCTCGGATGCTTCCGAACGGGTTCGGTTATGGCTTCCGCCTGGAACCGGAGCCGGTCACACCTGCTGGTATGTTTCCTCCGGGACACGGCGGAGCGCACGCCGCCGACGAAGCGGTAAACGTGGCTCATTACAAAAAGCAACTCGCATTGCTGATTCTCTCCCTCGCAGAGTGCCAGAAGACAAAATTTTAG